The following are encoded in a window of Arthrobacter woluwensis genomic DNA:
- a CDS encoding universal stress protein, translating to MSTDTPETAPQGIHGGVIVGVDGSEHGQCALSWAAREAERRRTTLHLITAYSVPIYAASGLDGGYAAVDDSVIREGAESVLKDALERIKDYDIDVDASVENGDASGVLLELGREADLLVVGSRGRGGFVGRLLGSVSSALPAHASCPTVVVPMICAGRFGQDVTDKHLKAELAKNPLEPVKPRVVVGADGSDQARVAVLEAAAQAQRLGVELQILCAVPQYSGSLAWVPAAMDREAIFADIQVQLDAGVLWLKSHFPELEITTRLVDGSPVEVLVDASRDSELVVVGTRGRGGFAGMLLGSTSDGVLHHAQGPVMVVPDREDPRLADRASFGPVLGG from the coding sequence GTGAGCACGGATACGCCGGAGACAGCACCGCAGGGAATCCACGGCGGAGTGATCGTGGGAGTGGACGGGTCCGAGCACGGGCAATGCGCTCTGAGCTGGGCCGCACGCGAGGCGGAACGACGCCGGACCACCCTCCATTTGATCACCGCCTACTCGGTGCCCATCTACGCGGCCTCGGGTCTGGACGGCGGGTACGCCGCCGTCGACGACTCCGTCATAAGGGAGGGTGCGGAGAGCGTCCTGAAGGATGCGCTGGAGCGCATCAAGGACTACGACATCGACGTCGACGCGTCCGTGGAGAACGGCGACGCTTCGGGCGTGCTGCTGGAACTCGGGCGGGAGGCGGATCTGCTCGTGGTCGGCAGCCGGGGACGGGGCGGCTTCGTCGGACGTCTGCTCGGCTCGGTGAGTTCGGCGCTGCCCGCGCATGCGAGCTGCCCCACGGTCGTGGTGCCCATGATCTGCGCCGGCCGCTTCGGTCAGGACGTGACGGACAAGCACCTGAAGGCCGAGCTGGCCAAGAACCCTCTGGAGCCTGTGAAGCCCCGCGTCGTCGTCGGCGCGGACGGCTCCGACCAGGCCAGGGTCGCCGTGCTGGAGGCCGCGGCCCAGGCTCAGCGGCTCGGCGTCGAACTGCAGATCCTGTGCGCCGTGCCGCAGTACAGCGGCAGCCTGGCCTGGGTCCCCGCGGCTATGGACCGGGAGGCGATCTTTGCGGACATCCAGGTCCAGCTCGACGCCGGCGTCCTCTGGCTCAAGAGCCACTTCCCGGAACTCGAGATCACCACACGCCTCGTCGACGGCTCGCCCGTGGAGGTCCTCGTGGACGCCAGCCGGGACTCCGAGCTCGTGGTGGTGGGCACGCGCGGTCGCGGCGGATTCGCCGGCATGCTGCTGGGCTCCACCTCGGACGGCGTCCTGCATCACGCCCAGGGACCGGTCATGGTGGTGCCGGACCGGGAGGATCCGCGGCTCGCCGACCGCGCCAGTTTCGGCCCGGTGCTGGGCGGCTGA
- a CDS encoding MFS transporter, with protein sequence MAVTTQDSVQHPGSSDPEYAKNLQRATLASSVGSALEYFDFALYGLSTALIFNLLFFPQGDPAMATVAAFATYGVGFLARPFGGLFFGRLGDRLGRKWVLVVTILLMGGASTAIGLLPTYDAIGIWAPILLVTLRLLQGFGAGAEQAGSTVLMAEYAPVKRRGFFSALPFIGIQAGTLLAGLVFSAISLLPKDQLMTWGWRVPFLMSFVLIIVAILIRTKLRETPTFVELEKHEQVQDKPVKEIFTKGLPGVIVGIGLRMAENGGSYMFQTLALSFFVSVVGKNADKGLLAWGVTLGSLIGVFSVPFAGALSDRFGRRTVYRFGAVFMLLYSFPAWWLLSLGNHALAVAVVAVGIGVAVNTMLGPQCAMLPELFGNKHRYLGVAMAREISAVLAGGLAGVLGAYIIAVSNGNWLLLAVYMATLALITTCSTFLVPETLRRDLLRTDDAVKVSRNEAGDGVEATTQRLVRVEA encoded by the coding sequence ATGGCAGTGACCACTCAGGACTCGGTCCAGCATCCTGGGTCTTCGGACCCGGAGTACGCCAAGAACCTCCAGCGCGCCACCCTGGCCTCCAGCGTCGGAAGCGCCCTCGAATACTTCGATTTCGCCCTCTACGGTCTGTCCACGGCCCTGATCTTCAACCTGCTGTTCTTCCCGCAGGGTGATCCGGCCATGGCGACCGTCGCAGCCTTCGCCACCTACGGCGTCGGCTTCCTGGCGCGGCCGTTCGGCGGCCTGTTCTTCGGGCGCCTCGGCGACCGGCTCGGCCGCAAGTGGGTCCTGGTGGTGACCATCCTCCTCATGGGCGGCGCTTCCACGGCCATCGGGCTCCTGCCCACGTATGACGCCATCGGCATCTGGGCCCCGATCCTGCTGGTGACGCTGCGTCTGCTGCAGGGCTTCGGCGCCGGCGCCGAGCAGGCGGGTTCCACCGTCCTGATGGCCGAGTACGCGCCGGTCAAGCGCCGCGGGTTCTTCTCCGCCCTGCCGTTCATCGGCATCCAGGCGGGCACGCTGCTCGCCGGTCTGGTCTTCAGCGCCATCTCGCTGCTGCCCAAGGACCAGCTCATGACCTGGGGCTGGCGTGTGCCGTTCCTGATGTCCTTCGTGCTGATCATCGTCGCCATCCTCATCCGCACCAAGCTCCGTGAGACCCCCACCTTCGTCGAGCTGGAGAAGCACGAGCAGGTGCAGGACAAGCCCGTCAAGGAGATCTTCACCAAGGGCCTACCCGGTGTGATCGTGGGCATCGGCCTGCGCATGGCCGAGAACGGCGGCTCCTACATGTTCCAGACGCTGGCTCTGAGCTTCTTCGTCTCCGTGGTCGGCAAGAACGCGGACAAGGGCCTGCTGGCCTGGGGCGTCACCCTCGGCTCGCTCATCGGCGTGTTCTCCGTGCCGTTCGCCGGCGCGCTGTCCGACCGCTTCGGCCGCCGCACCGTCTACCGCTTCGGCGCCGTCTTCATGCTGTTGTACTCGTTCCCGGCCTGGTGGCTCCTGTCCCTCGGCAACCACGCACTGGCCGTGGCCGTCGTCGCGGTGGGCATCGGCGTCGCCGTGAACACCATGCTCGGTCCGCAGTGCGCCATGCTCCCCGAGCTGTTCGGCAACAAGCACCGCTACCTGGGTGTGGCCATGGCCCGCGAGATCTCGGCGGTGCTGGCCGGCGGCCTCGCCGGTGTGCTGGGCGCCTACATCATCGCCGTGAGCAACGGGAACTGGCTCCTGCTCGCCGTGTACATGGCGACTCTCGCCCTCATCACCACCTGCTCCACCTTCCTGGTCCCCGAGACGCTGCGCCGTGACCTTCTCCGCACCGACGACGCCGTCAAGGTCTCCCGCAACGAGGCCGGCGACGGTGTGGAAGCCACCACCCAGCGCCTGGTAAGGGTTGAGGCATGA
- a CDS encoding SDR family oxidoreductase produces the protein MSTPTGISAFSLEGRTALVTGSSQGIGRTLAEGLAAAGATVVVHGRDAAKAARAAQEIAAATGATTRSVTFDVTDAAAVDAGIAELEADLGTPDILVNNAGIQRRSPIGEFSDEDWDALLATNLSSAFYLSRRVSRGMVERGSGKLIQIGSVQSQLARPGIAPYSATKGAIVMLTKGLCADLAPLGIQANAIAPGYFATELTQALVDDEKFSSWVRGRTPAGRWGDTKDLVGALVFLASSASDFVNGQTLFVDGGMTAVV, from the coding sequence ATGAGCACTCCCACAGGAATCTCCGCTTTCAGCCTGGAGGGCCGGACGGCCCTCGTGACCGGATCCAGTCAGGGCATCGGCCGGACCCTCGCGGAGGGGCTCGCCGCGGCGGGCGCCACCGTGGTCGTCCACGGACGCGACGCGGCGAAGGCCGCCCGAGCCGCGCAGGAGATCGCCGCGGCCACCGGCGCCACGACGCGCAGCGTGACCTTCGACGTGACCGACGCCGCCGCCGTCGACGCCGGCATCGCGGAACTGGAGGCCGATCTCGGCACGCCGGACATCCTCGTGAACAACGCGGGCATCCAGCGCCGGTCGCCGATCGGCGAGTTCAGCGACGAGGACTGGGACGCCCTGCTCGCGACCAATCTCTCCAGCGCCTTCTACCTGTCCCGGCGCGTCAGCCGCGGCATGGTGGAGCGGGGGAGCGGCAAGCTCATCCAGATCGGCAGCGTGCAGAGCCAGCTGGCACGGCCGGGCATCGCGCCGTACTCGGCCACCAAGGGCGCCATCGTGATGCTGACCAAGGGCCTCTGCGCGGACCTCGCGCCGCTCGGCATCCAGGCCAACGCGATCGCCCCCGGCTACTTCGCCACCGAACTCACGCAGGCCCTCGTCGACGACGAGAAGTTCTCCTCCTGGGTCCGCGGGCGCACCCCCGCCGGCCGCTGGGGAGACACGAAGGACCTCGTGGGCGCGCTCGTCTTCCTGGCGAGCTCCGCCAGCGACTTCGTCAACGGCCAGACGCTGTTCGTCGACGGCGGCATGACGGCGGTCGTCTGA
- a CDS encoding fumarylacetoacetate hydrolase family protein, with amino-acid sequence MRLARLAAPSSPHDGAARWVRAEGDTWVPVEDPFAAFARGEAPADLPGGTVTGAFLPPCEPPLVIGIAQNGPEHHSPVQAWLKSPRTVVASGTPVMLRRDAGVPAIEGEIAVVIGKDTDGLTAENAHEYVLGVTAVNDVSSPDRAVLDPRNFEGKGGAGYTPLGPWIDTEAGIDEVPMTVRIDGVERVSTGTWDLPASIRECLVYVTHWLRLGPGDVIMTGAPRSNFSVEPGAFVEIEVAGMVLTTQTG; translated from the coding sequence ATGCGGCTCGCCCGCCTGGCCGCCCCGTCTTCGCCGCACGACGGCGCCGCCCGCTGGGTCCGTGCCGAGGGCGACACCTGGGTGCCGGTCGAGGATCCCTTCGCCGCCTTCGCGCGCGGTGAGGCTCCCGCGGACCTTCCCGGTGGGACGGTGACCGGGGCGTTCCTGCCTCCGTGCGAACCGCCCCTGGTGATCGGCATCGCCCAGAACGGCCCGGAGCACCACAGTCCGGTGCAGGCCTGGCTCAAGAGTCCCCGGACCGTCGTGGCGAGCGGGACGCCCGTGATGCTGCGCCGTGACGCCGGGGTTCCTGCGATCGAAGGTGAGATCGCCGTCGTCATCGGCAAGGACACCGACGGTCTGACGGCGGAGAACGCCCACGAGTACGTCCTGGGCGTGACGGCCGTGAACGACGTGTCCAGCCCCGACCGCGCCGTCCTGGACCCCCGGAACTTCGAGGGCAAGGGCGGCGCCGGGTACACCCCGCTGGGTCCGTGGATCGATACCGAGGCCGGCATCGACGAGGTGCCGATGACGGTCCGGATCGACGGGGTGGAACGGGTGTCCACGGGTACCTGGGACCTGCCCGCCTCGATCCGGGAGTGTCTCGTCTACGTGACCCACTGGCTGCGGCTCGGCCCGGGCGACGTGATCATGACGGGCGCCCCGCGTTCCAACTTCAGCGTGGAGCCGGGGGCGTTCGTGGAGATCGAGGTGGCGGGCATGGTCCTGACCACCCAGACCGGCTGA
- a CDS encoding IclR family transcriptional regulator: MAEPAAVDVPDRVARDPAPAVTRSLKILGVLADADGPQTLTEIATALGLAKSSTMNLCLALEDGGMIQRVPAGYQLGRRNAELGGAFAAQFNQIREFYAVCEASPVLRHEVVQVAMLDDHDALYLARHEGSRTVRFGTPLGSRIHAAFSATGNALLMVMDDSRVEEIMADQVPFPRASENSVREMPDLLEKLAAARARGYALDPGEGMQGLYGVAVPLEGWAPGDPPLALGVAIQEARATPEHIERVADALKDAARRLTNPLGASARK; this comes from the coding sequence ATGGCCGAGCCCGCCGCCGTCGACGTTCCGGACCGCGTGGCGCGCGATCCTGCGCCGGCCGTCACCCGCAGCCTGAAGATCCTGGGCGTGCTCGCCGATGCCGACGGCCCGCAGACGCTGACGGAGATCGCGACGGCGCTCGGGCTCGCCAAGTCCTCCACCATGAACCTGTGCCTCGCGCTGGAGGACGGCGGCATGATCCAGCGGGTCCCCGCGGGGTACCAGCTGGGCCGCCGCAACGCGGAGCTGGGAGGGGCCTTCGCCGCCCAGTTCAACCAGATCCGTGAGTTCTACGCGGTCTGCGAGGCGTCGCCGGTGCTGCGTCACGAGGTGGTGCAGGTGGCGATGCTGGACGACCACGACGCCCTCTACCTGGCCCGTCATGAGGGCTCCCGGACGGTCCGGTTCGGCACGCCGCTGGGCTCCCGGATCCACGCGGCGTTCAGCGCCACGGGCAACGCCCTGCTGATGGTCATGGACGACTCCCGTGTGGAGGAGATCATGGCCGATCAGGTGCCGTTCCCGCGCGCCTCCGAGAACAGCGTCCGGGAGATGCCGGACCTGCTGGAGAAGCTCGCCGCCGCGCGGGCTCGCGGGTACGCCCTCGATCCCGGCGAGGGTATGCAGGGTCTGTACGGCGTCGCGGTGCCGCTCGAGGGCTGGGCCCCGGGGGATCCGCCCCTCGCCCTGGGTGTGGCCATCCAGGAGGCCCGGGCGACCCCGGAGCACATCGAGCGCGTCGCGGACGCCCTCAAGGACGCGGCACGCCGCCTCACGAACCCCCTGGGCGCCTCGGCCCGGAAGTAG
- a CDS encoding zinc-binding dehydrogenase, translated as MTENLGVVAHAAEDLRIEALPEPVPAADEAVVEIAFGGVCGSDLHYWKHGAAGASILREPMILGHEVSGTVVQAAADGSGPTAGTRVAAHPLSPHGDGVTPYPEDRPNLAPASTYLGSAMHLPHTQGAFARRVALPARMLHAVPDGLSLEVAALAEPAAVAWHGLERAGDVRGKRVAVIGAGPIGQLVIAAAFHHGASEVIATDLFDVPRAIAEQHGARTLDARDAEAIAQLHADVVIESSGTVPGLSAAISAAVRGGTVVMLGLQRAGNIEVPMATAITRELTLTGSFRFAGEFDAVLEALGDGSLRTDGIVTHVVPAADALEGFATAADASVSSKVLLAF; from the coding sequence ATGACTGAGAACCTGGGAGTGGTGGCCCACGCCGCCGAGGACCTGCGCATCGAGGCGCTGCCGGAACCCGTCCCTGCGGCGGACGAGGCCGTGGTCGAGATCGCCTTCGGCGGGGTCTGCGGATCCGATCTGCACTACTGGAAGCACGGCGCGGCCGGGGCGTCGATCCTGCGCGAACCCATGATCCTGGGCCACGAGGTGTCCGGGACGGTGGTGCAGGCCGCGGCGGACGGTTCGGGCCCGACGGCCGGAACCCGCGTGGCCGCTCACCCGCTGAGCCCGCACGGCGACGGCGTCACCCCGTACCCGGAGGACCGCCCGAACCTGGCCCCCGCCTCCACTTATCTCGGCTCGGCCATGCACCTCCCGCACACGCAGGGCGCCTTCGCCCGTCGTGTCGCCCTGCCGGCCCGCATGCTGCACGCTGTCCCGGACGGGCTGTCGCTCGAGGTGGCGGCCCTGGCCGAACCGGCCGCCGTCGCCTGGCACGGCCTGGAGCGGGCCGGTGACGTCCGTGGCAAGCGGGTGGCGGTGATCGGTGCAGGGCCCATCGGGCAGCTCGTGATCGCCGCCGCGTTCCACCATGGCGCCTCCGAGGTCATCGCGACCGACCTGTTCGACGTCCCGCGGGCCATCGCGGAACAGCACGGGGCGCGGACCCTGGATGCGCGGGACGCGGAGGCGATCGCCCAGCTGCACGCCGACGTCGTGATCGAGTCCAGCGGGACGGTGCCCGGACTCTCAGCGGCCATCTCCGCGGCCGTGCGCGGCGGGACCGTCGTGATGCTCGGCCTGCAGCGCGCGGGAAACATCGAAGTGCCCATGGCGACGGCGATCACGCGGGAGCTCACGCTGACCGGATCGTTCCGTTTCGCCGGCGAGTTCGACGCGGTCCTCGAGGCCCTCGGCGATGGCAGTCTCCGGACGGACGGGATCGTGACTCACGTGGTTCCGGCGGCCGACGCGCTGGAGGGTTTCGCCACGGCGGCGGACGCCTCGGTGTCGTCCAAGGTGCTGCTCGCCTTCTGA
- a CDS encoding copper resistance CopC family protein codes for MPSQPQFTTATATPARTLSPAAWGAAVRRAGLAVVALLGAALLTLGFAAPASAHDVLEGTTPKNEQKVGTAPEKVTLTFSNNPIAIGSEIVVKDASGTNWAEGGVDILDNVVTQKLKPGAPAGTYTVQWRVVSSDSHPIENTFTYVVTTGSAATAPGASTAEPLQTKTEAPQPQAEGEPFPVMIVVFGAVAVVLLVIVGVLARRKLTGGSEDS; via the coding sequence ATGCCCAGCCAGCCCCAGTTCACGACGGCGACGGCCACCCCAGCGCGGACCCTCTCACCTGCCGCCTGGGGAGCGGCGGTCCGCCGGGCCGGGCTCGCCGTCGTCGCACTGCTCGGGGCGGCGCTGCTGACGCTGGGGTTCGCCGCACCCGCCTCGGCTCACGACGTCCTGGAGGGGACCACGCCGAAGAACGAGCAGAAGGTGGGGACCGCGCCGGAGAAGGTGACGCTCACGTTCTCGAACAACCCCATCGCGATCGGTTCCGAGATCGTGGTGAAGGACGCCTCGGGGACCAACTGGGCCGAGGGCGGCGTGGACATCCTGGACAACGTCGTCACCCAGAAACTCAAGCCGGGTGCACCCGCCGGGACCTACACGGTGCAGTGGCGTGTGGTGTCCTCGGACTCGCATCCCATCGAGAACACCTTCACCTACGTCGTGACCACCGGTTCCGCCGCGACCGCCCCGGGCGCCTCCACGGCCGAGCCGCTCCAGACCAAGACCGAAGCGCCGCAGCCACAGGCCGAGGGCGAGCCGTTCCCGGTCATGATCGTGGTGTTCGGCGCCGTGGCGGTGGTCCTGCTGGTGATCGTGGGCGTGCTGGCTCGCCGGAAGCTCACCGGAGGATCCGAGGACTCCTGA
- a CDS encoding MFS transporter — MTVAEQPFNFRSVALSVYLPTILFSTGEGAVLPMIPVMAHALGASIPLAGVIAAMVVVGELLGDIPAGWFVARFGERTSMIGAAGLALTGIALSLLATAPWTLMIGVLLIGLATSVFALARHAFMTTRVPLRYRARALSALGGIFRAGWFIGPLIAAAVIAGTGTPQAAFWIFAIGCASAVVALLVLPDPEQQVGPPPSVAEAAPRPGLFRTIHANRAILVRMGSGVALVGATRAARITLLPLWALSIGMSEAHTALVIGLAGGLEFALFYTSGQLMDRRGRLWSVMPCMVGLGIGFLALAFLHDVPGREAWFTAVAFVLGVANGMGSGIVMTLGADLAPKDNPAAFLGAWRFSSDAGQAASPLLIAALATVSLSLASGVIGVLALVGAGILARYIPRYIPHRPHR, encoded by the coding sequence ATGACAGTTGCCGAACAGCCCTTCAACTTCCGGTCCGTCGCACTCTCCGTCTACCTCCCGACGATCCTGTTCTCCACAGGTGAGGGCGCCGTGCTGCCCATGATCCCCGTCATGGCGCATGCGCTGGGAGCGTCCATCCCGCTCGCCGGCGTGATCGCCGCGATGGTGGTCGTCGGCGAACTCCTCGGGGACATCCCGGCCGGCTGGTTCGTGGCGCGGTTCGGGGAGCGCACCTCGATGATCGGCGCGGCAGGACTCGCCCTGACCGGCATCGCTCTCAGTCTGCTCGCGACGGCGCCGTGGACGCTCATGATCGGCGTGCTGCTGATCGGACTCGCCACGTCCGTGTTCGCCCTGGCACGGCACGCGTTCATGACGACCCGCGTCCCGCTGCGGTACCGGGCCCGGGCCCTCTCCGCGCTGGGTGGCATCTTCCGGGCCGGCTGGTTCATCGGCCCGCTCATCGCCGCGGCGGTCATCGCGGGCACGGGCACCCCGCAGGCCGCCTTCTGGATCTTCGCGATCGGGTGCGCGTCCGCCGTCGTCGCGCTGCTCGTGCTGCCGGACCCGGAGCAGCAGGTCGGCCCACCGCCGTCCGTCGCGGAGGCGGCGCCACGGCCCGGCCTCTTCCGCACGATCCACGCGAACCGCGCCATCCTCGTCCGGATGGGCTCCGGCGTGGCTCTCGTGGGAGCGACCCGCGCCGCGCGGATCACCCTCCTGCCCCTGTGGGCCCTCAGCATCGGCATGAGCGAGGCCCACACGGCGCTGGTGATCGGTCTCGCGGGCGGCCTGGAGTTCGCCCTCTTCTACACGAGCGGGCAGCTCATGGACCGGCGGGGCCGGCTGTGGAGCGTCATGCCGTGCATGGTCGGACTGGGCATCGGCTTCCTGGCGCTGGCCTTCCTCCACGACGTGCCCGGCCGTGAGGCCTGGTTCACCGCGGTCGCGTTCGTTCTGGGCGTCGCGAACGGGATGGGCAGCGGGATCGTCATGACGCTGGGCGCAGACCTCGCCCCGAAGGACAACCCCGCCGCCTTCCTCGGTGCCTGGAGGTTCTCCAGCGACGCCGGTCAGGCCGCGTCGCCCCTGCTGATCGCGGCGCTCGCCACGGTGTCGCTGTCGCTGGCGAGCGGCGTGATCGGCGTCCTCGCGCTCGTGGGCGCCGGGATCCTCGCCCGCTATATCCCCCGCTACATTCCGCACCGCCCGCACCGCTGA
- a CDS encoding FAD-binding protein, translating into MPRSATRSASRVSGGPPEGGVTVTDVVVVGTGMGGLAVATQLHRKGMAVVVIDGLNQGDPVAAGALRHATTEELERVAIGDPASHRERRDILRQLHGYAKSHQLDIRRGVVAGALNPASPEQGASRSSAAPSGAASRRWALPTPGGLILCDSVVITGVSGRRRVRQFLRAVGQETSDNMATALRHVGIYLVGVGQQVSAGHREVLHQARLVGNAIAGGAQRIPA; encoded by the coding sequence ATGCCACGCAGTGCCACGCGCAGTGCCAGCAGAGTGTCCGGTGGACCTCCGGAAGGCGGCGTCACCGTCACCGATGTGGTCGTCGTGGGCACGGGGATGGGCGGTCTGGCGGTCGCGACGCAGCTGCACCGCAAAGGCATGGCGGTCGTGGTGATCGACGGTCTGAACCAGGGCGACCCTGTCGCGGCAGGAGCCCTGCGGCACGCCACCACCGAAGAACTCGAACGGGTCGCGATCGGCGATCCGGCGTCCCACCGCGAGCGCCGGGACATCCTGCGTCAGTTGCACGGCTACGCGAAGAGCCACCAGTTGGACATCCGTCGGGGCGTGGTCGCCGGTGCTCTGAACCCGGCATCTCCGGAGCAGGGGGCATCCCGGTCGTCCGCAGCGCCGAGTGGAGCCGCTTCCCGCCGCTGGGCTCTCCCGACGCCCGGCGGTCTGATCCTCTGCGACTCCGTCGTGATCACGGGCGTCTCCGGCCGGCGTCGTGTCCGGCAGTTCCTCAGGGCCGTCGGCCAGGAGACCAGCGACAACATGGCCACGGCCCTGCGCCATGTGGGCATCTACCTGGTGGGCGTGGGACAGCAGGTCTCCGCCGGGCACCGGGAAGTGCTGCATCAGGCACGCCTCGTGGGCAATGCGATCGCGGGCGGCGCCCAGCGCATCCCGGCCTGA
- a CDS encoding NCS2 family permease gives MFKAGSALDRYFKISERGSSYSREIRGGFATFFAMSYIVVLNPLILSGKDANGDILGFTSVAAVTAFVAGVLTILMGAWAKHPFALATGLGVNAFVAVTIATTPGLAWPDVMGLVLLSGLTMMVLVLTGFRTAVFKAVPEGLKTAIVVGIGLFIALIGLVNAGFVRRIPDVAGTTVPVGLGFDGKLLGWPTLVFVFGLLLTVVLLVRKVKGAILIGIIASTVLSVILEYTLHIGPSFDGKNHNPAGWSLVAPHFTEWGLPDLSLIGKANPVGAFQHMGTIAALLMAFVILLSIFFDAMGTMVGLANEAGNVDENGEIPNVDRVLIVDAFGAIAGGGSSVSSNQIFVESGAGIAEGARTGFASIVTGLLLLASMFLTPLINLVPFEAVAPALVVVGFMMVSQVSRIDWSDWGIAIPAFLTFTLMPFTYSIANGLGAGFIAYVVLRSAQGRAKEVHPLLWVVAAAFVLFFGIGVIEQVLGVK, from the coding sequence ATGTTCAAAGCCGGTTCCGCACTGGACCGCTACTTCAAGATCTCCGAGCGTGGCTCCAGCTACTCCCGCGAGATCCGCGGCGGCTTCGCCACCTTCTTCGCCATGAGCTACATCGTGGTCCTCAACCCCCTCATCCTGTCCGGCAAGGACGCCAACGGCGACATCCTGGGCTTCACCAGCGTCGCCGCCGTCACCGCCTTCGTGGCGGGTGTCCTGACCATCCTCATGGGCGCCTGGGCCAAGCACCCCTTCGCCCTGGCCACCGGCCTGGGCGTGAACGCCTTCGTCGCCGTCACCATCGCCACGACTCCGGGCCTGGCCTGGCCCGACGTCATGGGTCTGGTGCTGCTCTCCGGCCTGACCATGATGGTGCTGGTGCTCACCGGCTTCCGGACCGCCGTGTTCAAGGCCGTCCCGGAAGGCCTCAAGACGGCGATCGTGGTGGGCATCGGCCTCTTCATCGCCCTGATCGGCCTGGTCAACGCCGGGTTCGTGCGCCGTATCCCGGACGTCGCCGGCACGACCGTGCCCGTGGGTCTGGGCTTCGACGGCAAGCTGCTCGGCTGGCCCACCCTGGTGTTCGTGTTCGGCCTGCTGCTGACCGTGGTGCTGCTGGTCCGCAAGGTCAAGGGCGCGATCCTGATCGGCATCATCGCCTCGACCGTGCTGTCCGTGATCCTCGAGTACACCCTGCACATCGGGCCGAGCTTCGACGGCAAGAACCACAACCCTGCGGGCTGGTCTCTCGTGGCCCCGCACTTCACCGAGTGGGGGCTGCCCGATCTCTCCCTGATCGGCAAGGCGAACCCCGTCGGCGCCTTCCAGCACATGGGCACGATCGCCGCCCTGCTCATGGCCTTCGTGATCCTCCTGTCCATCTTCTTCGACGCCATGGGCACCATGGTCGGCCTGGCCAACGAGGCCGGGAACGTCGATGAGAACGGCGAGATCCCGAACGTGGACCGCGTCCTGATCGTGGACGCCTTCGGCGCCATCGCCGGCGGCGGTTCCTCGGTGTCCTCGAACCAGATCTTCGTGGAGTCCGGCGCCGGCATCGCCGAGGGCGCCCGGACCGGCTTCGCCTCGATCGTCACGGGTCTGCTGCTGCTGGCCTCGATGTTCCTGACGCCGCTGATCAACCTGGTGCCGTTCGAGGCCGTGGCCCCCGCGCTCGTGGTGGTCGGCTTCATGATGGTCTCCCAGGTGTCCCGGATCGACTGGAGCGACTGGGGCATCGCGATCCCGGCGTTCCTGACCTTCACCCTCATGCCGTTCACGTACTCGATCGCGAACGGCCTGGGCGCCGGTTTCATCGCCTACGTGGTGCTGCGTTCCGCGCAAGGCCGCGCCAAGGAGGTCCACCCGCTCCTCTGGGTGGTCGCCGCCGCCTTCGTCCTGTTCTTCGGGATCGGCGTGATCGAACAGGTCCTCGGGGTCAAATAA